In Planctomycetia bacterium, one DNA window encodes the following:
- a CDS encoding NADH-quinone oxidoreductase subunit C — MATIESIVSALKDRFGAKVGDAQPLLQRGGGKPGDQFFVRVEPVDLADVLRFCRDEPRLLFEQLIDLTCIDYLNFPGAADRYGVIYSLLSLTHGHRLWIKCFVNDPAPALPSATPIWPGAEWMEREVFDMFGIRFEGHPDLRRILTWDGFEAHPLRKDYPLRGKGERENYQVVHREDA, encoded by the coding sequence ATGGCGACCATCGAATCCATCGTCTCGGCGCTGAAAGACCGCTTCGGCGCGAAGGTCGGCGACGCCCAGCCCCTCCTCCAACGCGGCGGCGGCAAGCCCGGCGATCAGTTCTTCGTCCGCGTTGAGCCGGTCGATCTCGCCGACGTGCTGCGATTCTGCCGCGACGAACCGCGCCTGCTCTTCGAGCAGCTCATCGACCTGACCTGCATCGACTATCTCAACTTTCCGGGGGCGGCCGATCGATACGGCGTCATTTACTCGCTGCTTTCGCTGACCCACGGCCATCGCCTGTGGATCAAGTGTTTTGTCAACGACCCGGCGCCGGCGCTGCCGTCGGCCACGCCGATCTGGCCCGGAGCCGAGTGGATGGAGCGCGAAGTCTTCGACATGTTCGGCATCCGCTTCGAGGGCCATCCCGATCTGCGACGCATCCTCACCTGGGACGGCTTCGAGGCGCACCCTCTTCGGAAGGACTATCCTCTCCGCGGCAAGGGCGAGCGGGAGAATTATCAGGTCGTGCATCGCGAAGACGCGTAA
- a CDS encoding NADH-quinone oxidoreductase subunit B has translation MGGDDLLTTRLDALVDFFRKNGVNWARKNSLWPMPFATACCGIELMATGASRYDVARFGAEVMRFSPRQCDLLICAGRVAIKMMPVLQRIYLQMTEPKWVISMGACASTGGVFDTYAVVQGVDQFIPVDVYVPGCPPRPETLIEGIMAIQRIVERDGIKSSQERGKGLRMVVEPTVQLGVPETAGK, from the coding sequence ATGGGCGGCGACGATCTGCTGACCACCCGGCTCGACGCGCTGGTTGATTTCTTCCGCAAGAACGGCGTCAACTGGGCGCGCAAGAACTCGCTCTGGCCCATGCCCTTCGCCACCGCCTGCTGCGGCATCGAGCTGATGGCGACCGGCGCCAGCCGCTACGACGTCGCGCGCTTCGGGGCGGAGGTCATGCGCTTCAGCCCGCGCCAGTGCGACCTGCTGATCTGTGCCGGCCGCGTGGCGATCAAGATGATGCCCGTGCTCCAGCGCATCTACCTGCAAATGACCGAGCCGAAATGGGTCATCTCGATGGGGGCCTGCGCCTCGACCGGCGGCGTGTTTGACACCTACGCGGTCGTGCAGGGTGTCGATCAATTCATCCCCGTCGATGTTTACGTGCCCGGCTGCCCGCCGCGGCCCGAAACGCTTATCGAAGGCATCATGGCGATCCAGCGCATCGTCGAGCGCGACGGAATCAAGTCGAGCCAGGAGCGCGGCAAGGGGCTGCGCATGGTCGTCGAGCCGACGGTACAGCTTGGCGTGCCCGAGACGGCTGGAAAGTAG
- a CDS encoding NADH-quinone oxidoreductase subunit A yields the protein MGLVILLLTHYLPKLTRHGPRKDDSYESGMEVIGDARRRFNVRFYLVAMLFLLFDVEIIFMYPWAVKVTSVRAAGAPQAEITFLFGAMIVFFLILLVGYIYAWGKGIFRYD from the coding sequence ATGGGTCTGGTCATCCTGCTGCTCACGCATTACCTGCCGAAGCTCACGCGGCATGGCCCGCGCAAGGACGATTCGTACGAATCGGGCATGGAAGTCATCGGCGACGCCCGGCGGCGGTTCAACGTCCGCTTCTACCTCGTCGCGATGCTGTTCCTGCTGTTCGACGTGGAAATCATCTTCATGTACCCCTGGGCCGTGAAGGTGACGAGCGTCCGAGCCGCCGGCGCGCCGCAAGCGGAGATTACCTTCCTGTTCGGCGCGATGATCGTTTTCTTCCTGATCCTGCTCGTGGGCTACATTTACGCGTGGGGCAAGGGCATCTTCCGGTATGACTGA
- a CDS encoding YbjQ family protein: MNIPVTTTFTIEGYRIVKYLGIVRGIIVRAPTISQNILGGLKSIIGGRIGAFTEMCEQARQQAYDLLIDHAVAIGANAIVGLRYDASDISRGGTEVLCYGTAVVIEPERG; the protein is encoded by the coding sequence ATGAACATCCCCGTGACCACGACGTTCACCATCGAAGGGTATCGAATTGTGAAGTACCTCGGCATCGTGCGCGGCATCATCGTTCGCGCGCCGACGATTTCGCAGAACATCCTGGGCGGCCTCAAGAGCATCATCGGCGGACGCATCGGCGCGTTCACTGAAATGTGCGAGCAGGCCCGGCAGCAGGCCTACGACCTGCTCATCGACCACGCCGTCGCCATCGGCGCCAATGCCATTGTCGGCCTGCGCTACGATGCGTCGGACATCTCGCGCGGTGGAACGGAAGTGCTTTGTTACGGCACGGCGGTCGTCATCGAGCCGGAACGGGGCTGA
- a CDS encoding serine hydroxymethyltransferase yields the protein MANPARNPIADQDPEVWKAFVAEEDRQQNTLELIASENHVSPAVMAAAGSIFTNKYAEGYPGKRYYGGCENMDTIEQLAIDRAKAIFQCEHANVQPHSGSQANQAVLLAALQPGSRFDEAEQREKNPEQPVRTPGDMILSLHLDHGGHLSHGKNVNISGKWFRVVHYTVDRQTGRIKMDEVAALARECKPKLIITGASAYPRIWEWDTFAEIAKSVGALLMADIAHIAGLVATGLHPSPVPVCEFVTTTTHKTLRGPRAGLTMCKADWAKKIDSAVFPGLQGGPLMHIIAAKAVAFGEALRPEFKAYQQLVLDNAKALAESLMSRGQQLVSGGTDNHLMLLDLRKGYPSVTGAMAESWLGEAGIVVNKNMIPYDERKPMETSGLRLGTPALSTRGMGPDEMRKVAGLIDDVLASQGARAVIQRVRGEVLELCKSFPLHGRGSSPANVELKN from the coding sequence ATGGCTAACCCTGCACGCAATCCGATCGCCGACCAGGACCCCGAAGTGTGGAAGGCGTTTGTCGCCGAGGAGGATCGTCAGCAGAACACCTTGGAGTTGATTGCCTCGGAGAACCACGTCAGCCCGGCGGTGATGGCGGCAGCCGGCTCGATCTTCACGAACAAGTACGCCGAGGGCTACCCGGGCAAGCGCTACTACGGCGGCTGCGAGAACATGGATACGATCGAGCAGTTGGCGATTGATCGCGCGAAGGCGATCTTTCAATGCGAGCATGCGAACGTTCAACCGCACTCGGGCAGCCAGGCGAATCAGGCGGTGCTGCTGGCGGCGCTGCAACCGGGATCGCGGTTCGACGAGGCCGAGCAGCGCGAGAAGAATCCCGAGCAGCCGGTGCGCACGCCGGGTGACATGATTTTGTCGCTTCACTTGGACCACGGCGGGCACCTCTCGCACGGGAAGAACGTGAACATCAGCGGCAAGTGGTTCCGCGTGGTGCATTACACGGTCGATCGCCAGACCGGTCGGATCAAGATGGACGAGGTGGCGGCGCTGGCGCGCGAGTGCAAACCGAAGCTCATCATCACCGGCGCGAGCGCGTACCCGCGCATCTGGGAGTGGGACACGTTCGCGGAGATCGCGAAATCGGTCGGTGCGCTGCTGATGGCCGACATCGCGCACATCGCCGGGCTGGTGGCGACGGGGCTGCATCCTTCGCCGGTTCCCGTGTGCGAGTTTGTGACAACGACGACGCACAAGACGTTGCGCGGCCCGCGAGCGGGGCTGACGATGTGCAAGGCCGACTGGGCGAAGAAGATCGACTCGGCGGTGTTCCCCGGTTTGCAGGGCGGCCCGCTGATGCACATCATCGCGGCGAAGGCCGTCGCCTTCGGCGAAGCGCTGCGGCCGGAGTTCAAGGCGTATCAGCAATTGGTGCTGGACAATGCCAAGGCGCTGGCCGAGTCGTTGATGAGTCGCGGGCAGCAATTGGTTTCGGGCGGAACGGACAACCACCTGATGCTGCTGGATCTGCGCAAGGGCTATCCGAGCGTGACCGGCGCGATGGCGGAGAGCTGGCTGGGCGAGGCGGGCATCGTTGTGAACAAGAACATGATCCCGTACGACGAGCGCAAGCCGATGGAGACGAGCGGCCTGCGATTGGGCACGCCGGCGCTGTCCACACGTGGGATGGGTCCGGACGAAATGCGGAAGGTGGCCGGGCTGATTGATGACGTGCTGGCCTCGCAGGGGGCCAGGGCGGTCATTCAGCGTGTGCGTGGCGAAGTCCTGGAACTCTGCAAGAGTTTCCCGCTGCATGGGCGGGGATCGTCGCCGGCGAATGTCGAATTGAAGAATTGA
- a CDS encoding diguanylate cyclase has product MGTPEAPQTQGKRSWLERALQQRIFLALLGTTLAGAAIPAIHFMRQQDRIQRAMVLQWVEQLRTKAALAWSDDAACADWNIDRLLDNTSVQAVAFWRGDGKRLAVRAIREGDLAALERPPRVDGTGDPQASWLHRTGSGRKSYVCYRVDFPLPSAAHAGGPRFVSALLRLNHPASGFLDWGVVVGSLAAVVCIAFVLLIRWLRGNVLRPMGALRRLASTAHFETDAELAARSDELGELARAMSELREETAVWREHAWRIERRMDSRIAEETMSISRDLKQIQREIWIDPLTGVKNRRLMQERFPAIFEAQRAAKKDLTIVMLDLDYFKQLNDAQGHAAGDEVLAFAGELLRQCTREEDLVIRYGGDEFALILPGMHVKESVILVERILALFRQRARIMTRLDPPPGMTAGIASLQANHPANYNELLKMADQALYAAKRGGRGRVKMSESASSAL; this is encoded by the coding sequence TTGGGCACGCCGGAAGCTCCGCAGACACAAGGCAAGCGCAGTTGGCTGGAGCGAGCCCTTCAGCAAAGGATTTTCCTCGCACTGCTCGGCACGACGCTCGCCGGCGCAGCGATCCCGGCCATTCATTTCATGCGCCAGCAGGATCGCATTCAGAGGGCGATGGTTCTGCAATGGGTCGAGCAGCTGCGCACGAAGGCCGCACTGGCCTGGTCGGACGATGCCGCGTGCGCTGACTGGAATATCGACCGATTACTGGATAATACGTCGGTTCAGGCCGTGGCGTTCTGGAGGGGCGATGGGAAACGTCTGGCCGTTCGCGCGATCCGAGAAGGCGACTTGGCCGCACTGGAGCGGCCTCCGAGAGTGGATGGGACGGGCGATCCTCAAGCAAGCTGGCTCCATCGCACTGGTTCGGGCCGGAAATCGTATGTGTGCTATCGCGTTGATTTCCCGTTGCCGAGTGCAGCCCATGCGGGCGGCCCGCGCTTTGTTTCGGCGCTGTTGCGTTTGAATCACCCGGCAAGCGGTTTCTTGGATTGGGGCGTGGTAGTGGGGTCGCTGGCTGCGGTCGTTTGCATCGCCTTTGTGCTATTGATTCGGTGGTTGCGTGGCAACGTCCTTCGCCCGATGGGGGCCTTGCGCCGGCTGGCATCGACGGCGCACTTCGAGACCGATGCGGAGCTGGCCGCGCGCAGCGACGAACTGGGCGAGCTGGCGAGAGCGATGAGCGAATTACGCGAGGAGACGGCGGTCTGGCGCGAACACGCCTGGCGCATCGAGCGGCGCATGGACTCGCGCATCGCGGAAGAGACGATGTCAATCTCGCGCGATCTCAAACAAATCCAGCGAGAGATCTGGATTGACCCATTGACCGGTGTGAAGAACCGGCGGCTGATGCAGGAGCGCTTCCCCGCGATCTTCGAGGCCCAGCGCGCCGCGAAGAAGGACCTGACCATCGTCATGCTCGACCTGGATTACTTCAAGCAGCTCAACGATGCACAGGGCCATGCGGCCGGTGACGAGGTCCTGGCATTCGCGGGCGAATTGCTTCGGCAATGCACGCGCGAAGAGGACCTGGTCATTCGCTACGGCGGCGACGAATTCGCACTGATCCTGCCCGGCATGCATGTGAAAGAATCGGTGATTCTGGTCGAGCGGATTCTGGCGTTGTTCCGCCAGCGCGCCCGGATCATGACACGCCTGGACCCGCCGCCGGGAATGACGGCCGGCATCGCCAGCCTACAGGCCAACCATCCCGCGAATTACAACGAGCTTCTGAAGATGGCCGACCAGGCGCTGTATGCGGCCAAGCGCGGCGGCCGGGGCCGGGTGAAGATGAGCGAGTCCGCTTCCTCCGCGTTGTGA
- a CDS encoding pyruvate, phosphate dikinase, producing the protein MAEKFVYFFGGGKAEGKSSEKHLLGGKGAGLAEMTNIGLPVPAGFTITTYACKYYYERGRKWPTGLEAQVRQNLVKLEKCCKKKLGDARDPLLVSVRSGAPVSMPGMMETVLNLGLNDQSVEALAKNTGNARFAWDSYRRFIQMYSTVVVGLSKEVLEEKLAHKKQSLGLRLDTELTADHLRELCAEFKEFFQSQTGRGFPQEPWEQLRGAIDAVFNSWMAEKAVKYRDVEKFHGLPGTAVSICQMVFGNMGEDSGTGVCFTRDPNSGENRFYGDLLMNAQGEDVVAGIRTPIALEELKRKNAEVYDQLCGVRVILETHYKDMQDLEFTVERGKLYMLQCRSGKRTPTATFRIAVEQATKPLLTKAEASRLVKKKYLPKRYAAAATKPVLTSDEAILRITGVDIERLFYPIIDPQFDSKSLSMRQLGIGINAVPGAACGQIVFTAPQAERWHAEGKKVILVRRETSPEDVGGMHVAQGILTATGGKTSHAAVVARGWGKCCIVGCEALEINERQETLRLNGKTLRAGDYVTLDGSAGTIYEGELGLVTPTLPQEYYTLMKWCDARRRLRVRTNADTPYDAENAVRMGAEGIGLCRTEHMFFDTEERRRAIQEMIVAETADERRKALSTLLPFQRQDFIGIFEAMNGKPVTIRLVDPPLHEFVPHTEEKQRELASHLGVEYEKVRRRVEQLHESNPMLGHRGCRLCITYPEILEMQVRAIIEAAVECVRRKIKVLPEIMIPLCIDAKELSILVERTRSVAQEILETAGVRLNYLVGTMIETPRAALTADQIAGVSEFFSFGTNDLTQTVMALSRDDAGRFLPDYVNQDKAAIFAHDPFQTIDRDGVGQLVRHAIEKGRATKPNLKIGICGEHGGDPDSVHFCHEVGMDYVSCSPYRVPIARLAAAQASIRERTSGGMRKGKRTRSARR; encoded by the coding sequence ATGGCGGAAAAGTTTGTTTACTTCTTCGGCGGCGGCAAGGCGGAAGGCAAGAGCAGTGAGAAACACCTTCTCGGCGGCAAAGGCGCGGGCCTCGCCGAGATGACCAACATCGGCCTGCCCGTTCCCGCGGGCTTCACCATCACCACCTACGCCTGCAAGTACTACTACGAGCGTGGGCGGAAGTGGCCCACCGGGTTGGAAGCGCAAGTCCGCCAGAACCTGGTCAAGCTTGAAAAATGCTGCAAGAAGAAGCTCGGCGACGCGCGCGATCCGTTGCTGGTCTCCGTTCGCTCCGGCGCGCCGGTCTCGATGCCCGGCATGATGGAGACGGTGCTCAACCTCGGCCTGAACGACCAGTCGGTCGAGGCCCTGGCGAAGAACACGGGCAACGCACGGTTTGCGTGGGACTCGTACCGCAGATTTATCCAGATGTATTCTACCGTCGTCGTCGGCCTTTCGAAGGAAGTGCTCGAAGAAAAGCTCGCCCACAAGAAGCAATCGCTGGGCCTGCGGCTCGACACCGAGTTGACGGCGGATCACCTGCGAGAGTTGTGCGCCGAGTTCAAGGAGTTTTTCCAGTCGCAGACAGGTCGCGGCTTTCCGCAGGAGCCGTGGGAACAGCTCCGCGGCGCGATCGACGCCGTCTTCAATTCCTGGATGGCCGAGAAGGCCGTGAAGTACCGCGACGTGGAGAAGTTCCACGGCCTGCCCGGCACAGCCGTTTCGATTTGCCAGATGGTCTTCGGCAACATGGGCGAGGACAGCGGTACGGGTGTGTGTTTCACGCGCGACCCGAACAGCGGGGAGAACCGCTTCTACGGCGACCTGCTGATGAACGCCCAGGGCGAGGACGTGGTCGCCGGCATTCGCACACCGATCGCACTGGAAGAGCTGAAGCGCAAGAACGCCGAGGTGTACGACCAGCTGTGCGGCGTTCGTGTCATTCTTGAGACACACTACAAGGACATGCAGGATCTGGAGTTCACCGTCGAGCGCGGCAAGCTTTACATGCTGCAATGCCGCAGCGGCAAGCGCACGCCGACCGCCACGTTTCGCATCGCCGTGGAGCAGGCGACCAAGCCGCTGCTGACGAAGGCCGAAGCATCGCGCCTCGTGAAGAAGAAGTACCTGCCCAAGCGTTACGCCGCGGCGGCAACCAAGCCCGTGCTGACCAGCGACGAGGCCATCCTGCGGATCACCGGTGTCGACATTGAGCGATTGTTCTATCCGATCATCGATCCGCAATTCGACTCCAAGAGCCTTTCGATGCGTCAACTGGGCATCGGCATCAACGCCGTGCCCGGCGCGGCCTGCGGGCAGATTGTCTTCACCGCGCCGCAAGCCGAGCGCTGGCACGCCGAGGGGAAGAAAGTCATCCTCGTTCGGCGCGAGACCAGCCCCGAGGACGTCGGCGGGATGCACGTCGCGCAAGGCATCCTGACGGCGACGGGCGGCAAAACATCCCACGCGGCGGTCGTCGCGCGCGGCTGGGGAAAGTGCTGCATCGTGGGGTGCGAGGCGCTGGAGATCAACGAGCGTCAGGAAACGCTGCGGCTCAATGGCAAGACCCTCCGCGCGGGCGACTACGTCACGCTCGACGGATCAGCCGGCACGATCTATGAAGGCGAGCTGGGGCTTGTTACGCCGACGTTGCCACAGGAGTATTACACCCTGATGAAGTGGTGCGACGCCCGCCGCCGCCTTCGAGTCCGCACCAATGCCGACACCCCCTACGACGCCGAGAACGCCGTGCGCATGGGTGCCGAGGGCATCGGTCTGTGCCGCACCGAGCACATGTTCTTCGACACCGAGGAGCGCCGTCGCGCGATTCAGGAGATGATCGTCGCCGAGACGGCCGACGAGCGGCGCAAGGCCCTCTCGACGCTCCTGCCCTTCCAGCGGCAGGATTTCATCGGCATCTTCGAGGCGATGAACGGCAAGCCCGTCACGATCCGTCTCGTCGATCCGCCGCTGCACGAATTCGTGCCGCACACCGAGGAGAAACAGCGCGAGCTGGCGTCCCATCTCGGGGTCGAGTACGAAAAAGTCCGCCGACGCGTCGAGCAGCTCCACGAATCCAATCCGATGCTCGGCCATCGCGGCTGCCGCTTGTGCATCACCTATCCCGAAATTCTTGAGATGCAGGTGCGGGCAATCATCGAGGCCGCTGTCGAATGCGTCCGAAGAAAGATCAAGGTACTGCCCGAGATCATGATCCCGCTCTGCATCGACGCGAAGGAATTGAGCATCCTCGTCGAACGCACGCGATCCGTCGCGCAGGAGATCCTCGAAACCGCCGGCGTGCGGCTGAACTATCTCGTCGGCACGATGATCGAAACGCCACGGGCCGCGCTGACGGCCGACCAAATCGCCGGCGTGTCCGAGTTCTTCTCATTCGGCACGAACGACCTGACGCAAACGGTGATGGCGCTTTCGCGCGACGACGCCGGCCGGTTCCTGCCGGACTACGTGAACCAGGACAAGGCCGCCATCTTTGCCCACGATCCGTTCCAGACGATCGACCGCGACGGCGTCGGGCAACTCGTGCGCCACGCGATCGAAAAGGGCCGCGCCACGAAGCCGAACCTCAAGATCGGCATCTGCGGCGAGCACGGCGGCGACCCCGACTCGGTCCACTTTTGTCACGAAGTCGGCATGGACTATGTAAGCTGCTCGCCTTATCGCGTGCCGATCGCGCGGCTGGCCGCGGCACAAGCTTCGATCAGGGAACGGACGTCCGGCGGCATGCGCAAGGGCAAGCGGACCCGTTCAGCGCGCCGGTAA
- the msrA gene encoding peptide-methionine (S)-S-oxide reductase MsrA: MKTELATFAAGCFWGVELEFASLPGVIKTTVGYTGGKTDKPTYEQVCSHTTGHAEAVLVEFDPTQISYEKLLDNFWAIHDPTQMNRQGPDVGDQYRSAIFYHSPAQEKAARASLERQQNSGREKGKIVTQIVPAVTFHPAEDYHQQYFAKRGQKSCHIRRW, encoded by the coding sequence ATGAAAACCGAATTGGCGACGTTTGCGGCGGGCTGCTTCTGGGGAGTCGAACTGGAGTTCGCCAGCCTTCCCGGCGTTATCAAGACAACCGTCGGTTATACCGGCGGCAAGACCGACAAACCGACCTACGAACAGGTCTGCTCGCACACCACGGGGCACGCCGAGGCCGTGCTGGTCGAGTTCGACCCGACCCAGATCAGCTATGAAAAGCTGCTGGACAATTTCTGGGCGATCCACGACCCGACCCAGATGAACCGGCAAGGACCGGACGTCGGCGATCAGTATCGTTCGGCCATTTTCTACCACTCGCCGGCACAGGAGAAGGCGGCTCGCGCCAGCCTCGAGCGGCAGCAGAACTCCGGCCGTGAGAAAGGCAAAATCGTCACACAAATTGTTCCCGCCGTGACGTTCCACCCCGCGGAAGATTATCACCAGCAGTATTTCGCCAAGCGGGGTCAGAAGTCCTGCCACATCCGCCGCTGGTAG
- a CDS encoding redoxin domain-containing protein — protein MKKSVLLAAAMITLIQMPIARAVEVGETAPEIKAEYWINLPGSAKSLNSEHLKGRLVLLEFWATWCGPCRDSIPHLIELKKKYEPKGMLLVALSDEPKSKVGPFVEKYKMPYIVGGGAKATLQKYGISAFPTAILIGPDGKVVWTGHPAVIDSEIESALKSNPPKKKGSLSDESAASVLKRADKLYREGKYADAMDLFTQVATENKGSAHAKKANEQIKKMKGNSSIMEALRRAEAGKKCSRWLACARVLAQNGEKADAAKYYDKIIHEFGEFEQAKIARSERKALGYEGKPEAAKPSKAAARKAADDEADEDDDGDEEEDEEADGEDEDDGE, from the coding sequence ATGAAGAAGTCTGTTCTGCTTGCAGCGGCGATGATCACATTGATCCAGATGCCGATTGCCCGGGCCGTGGAGGTCGGCGAGACGGCTCCGGAGATCAAGGCGGAATACTGGATCAACCTGCCTGGCAGCGCGAAGTCGCTCAATTCCGAGCATTTGAAGGGGCGACTGGTTCTGCTGGAGTTCTGGGCGACGTGGTGCGGTCCCTGCCGGGACAGCATTCCGCACCTGATTGAACTGAAGAAGAAGTATGAGCCTAAAGGCATGTTGCTGGTCGCCCTGTCGGATGAGCCGAAATCGAAGGTCGGCCCGTTTGTAGAAAAATACAAAATGCCCTATATCGTCGGCGGTGGCGCCAAAGCCACGCTTCAGAAATACGGCATCAGCGCCTTCCCGACGGCGATTCTCATCGGCCCCGACGGAAAGGTGGTCTGGACCGGCCATCCTGCGGTCATCGATTCGGAGATCGAATCGGCACTGAAGTCCAATCCGCCAAAGAAGAAAGGCAGCCTGTCGGACGAGTCCGCCGCGTCGGTATTGAAGAGGGCCGACAAGTTGTACCGCGAGGGAAAGTATGCCGATGCGATGGATCTGTTCACGCAGGTGGCCACGGAGAACAAAGGATCGGCCCACGCGAAAAAGGCGAACGAACAGATCAAGAAGATGAAGGGCAACAGCTCGATCATGGAGGCGTTGCGCCGGGCCGAGGCCGGGAAGAAGTGCAGTCGCTGGCTGGCCTGTGCCCGCGTGCTGGCTCAAAATGGCGAGAAGGCCGACGCGGCCAAATACTACGACAAGATCATTCATGAATTCGGCGAGTTCGAGCAGGCGAAAATCGCCCGGTCCGAGCGCAAAGCGCTGGGCTACGAGGGCAAGCCGGAAGCTGCCAAGCCCTCCAAGGCCGCAGCGCGCAAGGCGGCCGATGACGAAGCGGATGAAGACGACGACGGTGACGAAGAGGAGGATGAGGAAGCCGACGGCGAAGACGAGGATGATGGCGAATAG
- the kynU gene encoding kynureninase — protein MKTAQTTPDPAFAPEEAAAIALDAADPLARFRERFEIPLGPDGKPVIYFCGNSLGLMPRAARDAVNQELDDWARLAVDAHFAGRSPWYSYHEQFREPAARLVGAKPGEVVLMNSLTVNLHLLMVSFYQPTHTRYKILMEEAAFPSDTYAAASQLRFHGHDPDDALAIIRPREGEAFIHPGDIESELEDHGDRVALVLLSGVNYFTGQVFDMKRITAVARAEGCMVGLDLAHAAGNVPLALHEWGVDFAAWCSYKYLNSGPGAVAGAFVHERHHANARLDRFAGWWGNDPATRFRMHLNEQFVPVARADAWQVSNPPILSMAPLRASLAIFDEAGMENLRAKSVRLTGYLQFLLDRMPTQRYEVITPRQPDHRGCQLSILAHERPKELFHALDAAGVKADFREPNVIRVAPVPLYNTFHEVWRFAQVLARHA, from the coding sequence ATGAAGACTGCGCAAACGACGCCAGACCCTGCCTTTGCCCCGGAAGAGGCTGCCGCCATCGCACTGGACGCCGCCGATCCGCTGGCTCGGTTCCGCGAACGGTTTGAGATTCCCCTCGGCCCTGACGGCAAGCCGGTCATATACTTTTGTGGCAATTCGCTCGGCCTGATGCCCCGCGCCGCGCGCGATGCGGTGAACCAGGAACTCGACGACTGGGCGCGCCTCGCGGTCGATGCCCATTTCGCGGGCCGCTCGCCGTGGTACTCCTACCACGAGCAATTCCGCGAGCCGGCGGCCCGGCTGGTCGGGGCGAAGCCCGGCGAAGTCGTCCTGATGAACAGCCTGACGGTCAACCTGCACCTGCTGATGGTCAGCTTCTATCAGCCGACGCACACGCGGTACAAGATTCTCATGGAAGAGGCGGCGTTTCCGTCGGACACGTACGCGGCGGCAAGCCAATTGCGCTTTCACGGGCACGACCCGGACGACGCGCTGGCGATCATCCGCCCGCGCGAGGGCGAGGCATTCATCCACCCCGGCGACATCGAGTCGGAGCTGGAGGACCACGGCGACCGCGTCGCGCTCGTGCTGCTGTCGGGCGTGAATTACTTCACCGGGCAGGTGTTCGACATGAAGCGGATCACGGCCGTCGCGCGGGCCGAAGGCTGCATGGTCGGGCTGGACCTGGCGCACGCCGCGGGCAACGTGCCGCTGGCATTGCACGAGTGGGGCGTGGACTTCGCGGCGTGGTGTTCATACAAATATCTTAATAGCGGGCCGGGGGCCGTCGCCGGCGCGTTTGTGCACGAACGCCATCACGCCAATGCGCGGCTCGACCGCTTCGCCGGCTGGTGGGGCAACGATCCGGCCACGCGCTTCCGCATGCACCTGAATGAGCAGTTCGTGCCCGTCGCCCGGGCCGACGCCTGGCAGGTGAGCAATCCGCCGATCCTCTCGATGGCGCCGCTCCGCGCGTCGCTGGCCATCTTCGACGAGGCCGGAATGGAAAACCTCCGCGCCAAATCTGTTCGCCTGACCGGGTACTTGCAATTCCTGCTCGATCGGATGCCCACGCAGCGGTACGAAGTCATCACGCCGCGCCAGCCTGACCACCGCGGCTGCCAACTGTCGATCCTTGCCCACGAACGGCCGAAGGAATTGTTTCACGCGCTCGATGCAGCCGGCGTAAAGGCCGATTTCCGCGAGCCGAATGTCATACGCGTGGCACCCGTCCCGCTGTACAACACGTTTCACGAAGTCTGGCGCTTCGCGCAGGTGCTCGCGCGGCATGCGTGA
- the rpsU gene encoding 30S ribosomal protein S21 — MIKVRPRPNEPVQQLMRRLKKLCEREGVLREMKRTAYYEKPSDRNRRNLRKAKRRVQKFGEVPAR; from the coding sequence ATGATCAAAGTTCGACCCCGTCCCAATGAGCCGGTTCAGCAGCTGATGCGTCGCCTGAAGAAGCTTTGCGAGCGCGAAGGCGTCTTGCGCGAGATGAAGCGGACGGCCTATTACGAGAAGCCTTCGGATCGCAACCGGCGCAACCTGCGCAAAGCCAAGCGCCGTGTGCAGAAGTTCGGCGAAGTCCCGGCGCGCTAA